Proteins from a genomic interval of Psychrobacter urativorans:
- a CDS encoding inorganic diphosphatase gives MADFNKILDAGDVDGGIINVVVEIPTGSSHKIEWNRDLAVFELDRIDPQIFAKPCNYGFIPQTLDEDGDELDALIITEQPLPTGIFLKAKVIGVMKFVDDGEIDDKIVVVPADDRDTGNAYNSLEDLPKQLINQLQFHFSHYKDLKKAGTTVVESWGDVTEAKAVIHESIQRWKDK, from the coding sequence ATGGCAGATTTTAATAAAATTTTAGACGCAGGCGATGTTGATGGCGGCATCATTAACGTGGTTGTTGAAATCCCAACCGGTAGCAGCCATAAAATCGAATGGAATCGCGACTTAGCCGTATTTGAGCTTGACCGTATTGACCCACAGATTTTTGCTAAGCCTTGCAACTATGGTTTTATTCCACAAACTCTTGACGAAGATGGCGACGAATTAGACGCGCTAATCATCACAGAACAGCCTTTGCCAACGGGTATCTTTTTAAAAGCCAAAGTGATCGGCGTCATGAAATTCGTTGATGATGGCGAAATCGATGATAAAATCGTTGTCGTACCAGCTGACGACCGTGATACGGGCAATGCTTACAACAGCCTAGAAGACTTGCCAAAACAGCTTATCAATCAGTTACAGTTCCACTTTAGCCACTATAAAGACTTGAAAAAAGCAGGCACGACTGTGGTTGAATCATGGGGCGATGTTACAGAAGCTAAAGCAGTCATTCATGAATCTATCCAACGTTGGAAAGATAAATAA
- a CDS encoding SDR family NAD(P)-dependent oxidoreductase: MANPTKAAITKAVNGKNILITGASSGIGERTAYLLSECGAHVILLARTEEKLKVVKEAIEAKGCKASYYPCDLTDMDNIEKTTTQIIADFDHIDVLINNAGRSIRRSVHESVNRFHDFERTMDINYFGAVKTILGFLPTMIARKSGQIINISSIGVLANSPRFAAYVASKSALDAFSRCLAAEVKGNNIKVTNIFMPLVRTPMIAPTKLYRYMPALMPDEAALMVAKAIVEKPNSIASNMGKFASASYSLVPAFNVSVQSIGYRIFPSSTAAQTTDSKPNLAQRAFARIIPGELH; this comes from the coding sequence ATGGCTAATCCTACAAAAGCAGCAATTACTAAAGCAGTTAACGGCAAAAATATCCTGATTACAGGGGCATCAAGCGGCATCGGCGAGCGTACGGCATATTTACTCAGTGAATGTGGCGCGCATGTCATTTTGTTGGCACGCACTGAAGAAAAATTAAAAGTCGTCAAAGAAGCCATTGAGGCGAAAGGCTGCAAGGCAAGCTACTATCCTTGTGACTTAACGGATATGGATAACATTGAAAAAACAACCACACAAATTATTGCCGATTTCGATCATATTGACGTACTGATAAATAATGCCGGTCGTTCGATTCGGCGCTCAGTTCATGAATCTGTCAACCGCTTTCACGACTTTGAGCGCACGATGGATATTAATTATTTTGGCGCGGTCAAAACTATTTTGGGATTTTTGCCCACCATGATTGCTAGAAAATCAGGACAAATCATCAATATTTCATCCATTGGTGTCTTAGCAAATAGTCCTCGTTTTGCCGCCTATGTGGCATCAAAATCGGCATTGGATGCGTTTAGTCGCTGCTTGGCGGCTGAAGTGAAGGGTAATAATATTAAAGTGACCAATATTTTTATGCCATTGGTACGCACGCCTATGATTGCCCCAACCAAGCTATATCGTTATATGCCCGCGCTCATGCCAGACGAAGCCGCATTAATGGTGGCAAAAGCAATCGTGGAAAAACCAAATAGTATTGCCAGTAATATGGGTAAATTTGCCTCAGCAAGCTATTCGTTAGTACCAGCATTCAACGTCAGTGTGCAATCTATTGGCTATCGTATTTTCCCAAGTTCAACGGCAGCGCAAACTACTGACTCTAAACCAAACTTAGCTCAGCGCGCCTTTGCAAGAATTATTCCTGGTGAACTACATTAA
- the dusB gene encoding tRNA dihydrouridine synthase DusB has translation MSINSSQHADIVPASLSESTHPLLQPLMIGGLSIENRLIVAPMAGVTDNPFRRLCKSFGAGHAVSEMIIADTALYARKKSLYRANFDNEIAPISAQIAGAEPDKLAEAARFQIDNGAQIIDINMGCPVKKVCRKLAGSALLQDEDLVARLLDTAVNAVDVPVTLKTRLGYENGRENILRIARRAEQAGIAAIAIHGRTREDMYTGDARYDLIREVKESVNIPVIANGDIDSAQKAQRVYELTGCDAVMIGRAAQGQPWLFRDIRHFLQTGETLPAPTVSEIKEIVLAHLQELYAFYGEYSGCRIARKHIAWYTTGIPNSNAFRQAMYGEESTAGQFRVVDTFLTAHE, from the coding sequence ATGTCTATTAATTCTTCTCAGCATGCTGATATTGTGCCAGCATCTTTGTCGGAAAGTACTCATCCGTTATTACAGCCATTAATGATAGGCGGTTTGAGTATTGAAAACCGTCTTATCGTTGCACCAATGGCAGGGGTCACTGACAATCCATTTCGTAGGTTATGCAAATCCTTTGGCGCCGGTCACGCGGTCAGTGAGATGATCATTGCGGATACCGCTTTGTATGCGCGCAAAAAATCTTTATATCGCGCCAATTTTGATAATGAAATCGCGCCTATTTCTGCACAAATAGCAGGCGCTGAGCCAGATAAACTCGCCGAAGCCGCCCGTTTTCAGATTGATAATGGCGCGCAAATTATTGATATTAATATGGGCTGTCCAGTAAAAAAAGTCTGCCGTAAACTGGCAGGTTCAGCCTTGCTCCAAGATGAAGATTTGGTAGCGCGTCTGCTTGATACTGCCGTCAATGCGGTCGATGTGCCAGTAACTTTAAAGACACGCTTAGGTTATGAGAACGGTCGTGAGAATATTTTGCGTATTGCGCGTCGGGCTGAGCAAGCAGGTATTGCCGCGATTGCCATTCACGGGCGTACCCGCGAAGATATGTATACGGGCGATGCTCGATACGACTTAATTCGAGAAGTCAAAGAAAGCGTTAACATTCCTGTGATTGCCAATGGCGATATTGATAGCGCACAAAAAGCTCAACGCGTCTATGAGTTGACTGGCTGTGATGCGGTAATGATAGGGCGTGCGGCACAAGGGCAACCGTGGTTATTTCGAGATATTAGACATTTTTTGCAGACTGGTGAGACATTGCCTGCGCCAACGGTTAGTGAAATCAAAGAAATTGTTTTAGCCCATCTGCAAGAGTTATATGCATTTTATGGTGAATATTCTGGCTGTCGTATCGCCCGTAAGCATATCGCGTGGTATACCACAGGCATTCCCAACTCTAACGCCTTTCGCCAAGCCATGTATGGTGAAGAAAGCACCGCTGGTCAATTTCGCGTCGTTGATACTTTCTTGACCGCTCATGAATAA
- the ilvD gene encoding dihydroxy-acid dehydratase, whose product MDYNSKTSTGGRNMAGARALWRATGMTDGDFGKPIIAIANSFTQFVPGHVHLKDLGQLVAREIEKAGGVAKEFNTIAVDDGIAMGHSGMLYSLPSRDLIADSVEYMVNAHCADALVCISNCDKITPGMLMAAMRLNIPVVFISGGPMEAGKIIASTVAHSHNNDGGSDAQGIDSKGNPIRKLDLVDAMMDAADDSISDEDIAAIEASACPTCGSCSGMFTANSMNCLTEALGLALPGNGSLLATHSLRRELFLEAGRTIVSLAKRRYEQDDDSVLPRSIATKAAFENAMTLDIAMGGSTNTILHLLAAANEAEVDFKMHDIDRLSRGVPCLAKVAPASQKYHMEDVHRAGGVFALLAELDRAGLLHTDLPTIHSATMKEAIDKWDIMNPDNLEARARYIAAPGGIRTTEAFSQSKEWSNLDVNRESGCIRSAQHAYSTDGGLAVLYGNIAERGCVVKTAGVDDSILVFTGRARIFESQDDAVAAVLDDNIVAGDVVIIRYEGPKGGPGMQEMLYPTTYLKSKGLGKECALLTDGRFSGGTSGLSIGHASPEAAEGGAIALVQEGDTIHIDIPNRTINLIVGDAELAARREDMESRGSKAWKPVSRERHVSPALRAYAAMTTSADTGAVRDVSQVER is encoded by the coding sequence ATGGATTATAATTCAAAAACCTCTACCGGCGGTCGTAATATGGCTGGTGCGCGTGCATTATGGCGCGCGACTGGCATGACTGATGGCGATTTTGGCAAGCCTATTATTGCTATTGCCAACTCATTTACCCAGTTTGTACCGGGTCATGTGCATTTAAAAGACTTGGGACAATTGGTCGCACGTGAGATTGAAAAAGCGGGTGGCGTGGCAAAAGAGTTCAATACTATTGCGGTCGACGATGGTATTGCTATGGGTCACAGCGGTATGCTGTATTCTTTACCGAGCCGTGATTTGATTGCCGACTCTGTGGAATACATGGTTAATGCTCACTGCGCTGACGCTCTAGTATGTATTTCTAACTGCGATAAAATCACTCCGGGTATGTTGATGGCAGCCATGCGCCTTAATATTCCAGTGGTCTTTATTTCAGGTGGTCCAATGGAAGCGGGCAAAATTATCGCCAGTACCGTGGCACACAGTCATAATAATGACGGTGGCAGTGATGCACAAGGTATTGATAGTAAAGGTAATCCTATTCGCAAGCTTGATTTAGTCGATGCGATGATGGACGCGGCTGATGATAGCATTAGTGATGAAGATATTGCCGCGATTGAAGCCTCAGCGTGCCCGACTTGTGGTTCGTGCTCTGGTATGTTCACTGCCAACTCGATGAACTGCTTGACCGAAGCTTTAGGATTGGCATTACCGGGTAATGGCTCGCTATTGGCAACGCATTCGCTACGTCGCGAGCTGTTCTTAGAAGCGGGTCGTACGATTGTATCCCTCGCTAAACGTCGCTATGAGCAAGATGATGATTCAGTACTACCACGCTCTATCGCCACTAAAGCGGCGTTTGAAAATGCCATGACTTTAGATATCGCGATGGGCGGCTCGACCAATACTATTTTGCATTTGCTTGCTGCTGCTAATGAAGCCGAAGTCGACTTTAAGATGCACGATATTGACCGTCTAAGTCGCGGTGTGCCTTGCCTTGCTAAAGTTGCCCCTGCTTCGCAAAAATATCATATGGAAGATGTGCATCGTGCTGGCGGTGTCTTTGCGCTATTAGCCGAACTTGACCGCGCTGGTTTACTGCACACCGATTTGCCAACCATTCATAGTGCGACGATGAAAGAAGCGATTGATAAATGGGATATTATGAATCCTGACAATCTTGAGGCGCGGGCACGCTATATCGCAGCACCAGGCGGTATTCGTACCACTGAAGCTTTCTCACAATCAAAAGAATGGTCAAATCTTGATGTGAACCGTGAGTCCGGCTGTATCCGTAGTGCGCAGCATGCGTATTCAACCGATGGTGGTCTCGCGGTACTGTATGGTAATATCGCGGAGCGTGGCTGCGTAGTCAAGACAGCGGGCGTTGATGATAGCATTTTAGTATTCACTGGACGCGCGCGTATTTTTGAATCACAAGACGATGCCGTTGCGGCTGTGCTTGATGATAATATCGTCGCTGGTGACGTGGTTATCATTCGCTATGAAGGTCCAAAAGGTGGACCGGGTATGCAAGAAATGCTTTATCCAACAACTTACTTAAAATCAAAAGGTTTGGGTAAAGAATGTGCGCTACTCACTGATGGTCGTTTTTCTGGCGGCACGTCTGGCCTATCGATTGGTCATGCCAGCCCAGAAGCTGCTGAAGGTGGTGCCATTGCTTTAGTACAAGAGGGCGATACCATTCATATCGATATCCCAAATCGTACCATTAACCTGATTGTGGGCGATGCTGAATTAGCAGCGCGCCGAGAAGATATGGAAAGTCGTGGTAGCAAAGCATGGAAACCAGTCAGTCGTGAGCGTCATGTCTCACCTGCCCTACGTGCTTATGCCGCAATGACCACCAGTGCCGATACTGGCGCAGTACGTGATGTGAGCCAAGTAGAACGTTAA
- a CDS encoding HIT family protein — translation MTQATGIQHTIYDDNNIFAKMLNGDIPYHKVYEDDKTLAFMDIMPQAEGHVLIIPKQKAVDLADLEPEYAAAVLMTAKKVMQAQRQVFAREGIIQMQFNGAQSGQTVFHYHLHLIPASVHELGRHAATEVDHEKLAETAKQLATVINA, via the coding sequence ATGACGCAAGCAACTGGTATTCAGCACACCATCTATGATGATAATAACATCTTTGCCAAAATGCTAAACGGTGATATTCCGTATCACAAAGTTTATGAAGATGATAAAACCCTCGCTTTTATGGATATTATGCCGCAAGCAGAAGGTCATGTACTCATTATCCCTAAGCAAAAAGCGGTCGATTTAGCTGATTTAGAGCCAGAATATGCCGCAGCGGTACTGATGACGGCTAAAAAAGTGATGCAAGCGCAGCGCCAAGTATTTGCGCGTGAAGGTATTATTCAGATGCAATTTAATGGGGCGCAGTCAGGTCAAACTGTATTTCACTACCATTTACATCTGATTCCTGCCAGTGTTCATGAGCTTGGTCGTCATGCAGCGACTGAGGTGGATCATGAAAAGTTAGCAGAGACGGCTAAACAACTGGCTACTGTTATTAACGCCTAA
- a CDS encoding DUF1622 domain-containing protein: protein MIASLVNYINLIARVVEFTGVLIMFLGLLFALYKAILSIRNFTHGVYVEIRQAVGRSILLGLEVLIAADIMATVVTKPTLNSVLVLGFIVLIRTFLSLSLQVELEGRFPWQKKLITPEQKPPTTPINPS from the coding sequence TTGATAGCCTCTTTAGTTAATTATATTAATCTAATCGCTAGAGTTGTCGAATTTACCGGCGTACTGATTATGTTTTTAGGGCTGCTATTTGCCTTATACAAAGCTATTTTATCAATACGAAATTTCACCCATGGCGTTTACGTAGAAATCAGACAGGCAGTTGGACGCTCTATATTATTAGGGCTTGAGGTACTCATTGCTGCTGACATTATGGCAACCGTAGTAACAAAACCTACATTAAATAGCGTATTGGTACTGGGCTTTATTGTTCTTATTCGTACTTTTTTAAGCCTATCATTACAAGTTGAATTAGAAGGTCGCTTTCCGTGGCAAAAAAAGCTTATTACACCAGAACAAAAGCCACCCACGACCCCTATCAATCCTTCTTAA
- a CDS encoding BCCT family transporter, whose product MKNKLPNSTILLPVFIPAAVIMLLLVIGTAMNPAAAGELFSTVLNFTTNTFGWFYMLAVALFLMFIIVLAFSPYGNIKLGPDHGEAEYKFIEWFAMLFSAGYGIALLFYGVAEPVMHFASPPLSSPQTIEAAKEAMQIAYFHWGFHIWAIYAVVGISLAYFSFRHGLPLSMRSTLYPLIGDKIYGPIGHTVDVFAIVGTMFGIATSLGLSVTQINAGLNYLLPDLIPISTTVQVIAIVVVTAAALVSVLAGMDKGVKRLSILNMGLATALMLFVFIVGPTIFILNAFMENTGNYLGNIVERTFSLQAYENSDWIGSWTLFIFAWTIAWAPFVGLFIAKISRGRTIREFVLGVMLVPTFFTFFWFAVFGDTALHMIMVDGYTSLIGDVQNNQAIALFKLLEKLPFTEFVSSLTVLLIITFFVTSSDSGSLVIDSLAAGGRSDTPWWQRTFWVVTEGAVAAVLLLAGGLTALQTAAIISALPFAIIMLISMFGMWRALRIEGHRNQSLNNDNHLPPHLLKPSAWRDRIDYITNQPTRDKVLSYIKEVVMPSMVEVSAKFSQTGWTTDVNYDDINNRVVLELQRGDDIEFWYEVRLSEYDAPDYYTENSTKDFTDACTGDSTEKGADKLPQQHDHRAEVYLRRGGQTYDLYGYHSEAIINDIIDQFEKYLHFVNVSPNTLPWRMQQHDDDITLEQGSVFDK is encoded by the coding sequence ATGAAAAATAAGTTACCTAATTCTACTATTTTGTTGCCAGTATTTATACCGGCTGCCGTGATTATGTTGTTATTAGTGATTGGCACGGCGATGAATCCGGCAGCGGCTGGCGAGCTGTTCAGTACGGTGCTAAATTTTACGACCAATACGTTTGGCTGGTTTTATATGCTGGCAGTGGCGCTGTTTTTAATGTTTATTATCGTTTTGGCATTTTCGCCTTATGGCAATATTAAGCTCGGTCCGGATCATGGCGAGGCGGAATATAAATTCATCGAATGGTTTGCGATGCTATTTTCTGCTGGTTATGGTATTGCCTTATTATTTTATGGGGTAGCCGAACCGGTGATGCATTTTGCCAGTCCGCCACTCTCTAGTCCGCAGACGATTGAAGCCGCCAAAGAGGCGATGCAAATTGCTTATTTCCATTGGGGTTTTCATATTTGGGCGATTTATGCGGTCGTTGGTATTTCACTCGCTTATTTCTCATTTCGGCATGGGTTGCCATTGTCGATGCGCTCGACGTTATATCCTTTAATTGGCGATAAAATTTATGGTCCTATCGGGCACACGGTCGATGTGTTTGCGATTGTGGGGACGATGTTTGGTATCGCGACCAGTTTAGGATTGTCAGTCACGCAAATCAACGCAGGTTTAAATTATCTATTACCCGATTTAATACCGATTAGTACAACGGTTCAGGTGATTGCTATTGTCGTTGTAACGGCAGCGGCACTGGTATCCGTGCTCGCAGGTATGGACAAAGGCGTAAAGCGCTTGTCTATCTTAAATATGGGCTTAGCAACAGCGCTGATGCTGTTTGTATTTATTGTTGGTCCGACGATATTTATTTTGAATGCCTTTATGGAAAATACAGGCAATTACTTGGGTAATATTGTTGAGCGTACCTTTAGCTTACAGGCATATGAAAACAGCGATTGGATTGGCAGTTGGACATTATTCATCTTTGCATGGACGATTGCATGGGCGCCTTTTGTCGGCTTATTTATTGCTAAAATTAGCCGTGGACGTACCATTCGTGAGTTTGTGTTGGGTGTGATGTTAGTACCGACCTTCTTCACGTTTTTTTGGTTTGCGGTGTTTGGCGATACTGCGCTACATATGATTATGGTGGATGGTTATACCTCGTTAATCGGCGATGTGCAAAATAATCAAGCGATTGCGTTGTTTAAATTATTAGAAAAACTACCCTTTACTGAGTTCGTATCGTCATTAACGGTGTTACTGATTATCACATTTTTTGTGACCTCGTCAGATTCTGGGTCGTTGGTGATTGATTCGCTAGCGGCTGGCGGTCGCAGTGATACGCCGTGGTGGCAGCGCACATTTTGGGTGGTAACAGAAGGCGCAGTGGCAGCGGTATTATTGCTTGCGGGTGGACTGACGGCACTACAAACAGCGGCAATTATCAGTGCGCTACCGTTTGCAATTATTATGTTGATTTCGATGTTTGGCATGTGGCGGGCGCTACGTATTGAAGGGCATCGTAACCAGAGTTTAAATAATGATAATCATCTACCGCCGCATCTACTCAAACCATCGGCATGGCGCGACCGTATCGACTATATAACCAATCAGCCGACGCGTGACAAAGTGTTAAGTTACATCAAAGAAGTGGTGATGCCATCAATGGTAGAAGTATCCGCCAAGTTTTCGCAGACCGGCTGGACGACTGATGTGAATTACGATGATATTAATAATCGTGTGGTGCTTGAGTTGCAACGCGGTGATGATATTGAATTTTGGTATGAAGTGCGCTTGTCTGAATATGATGCGCCAGATTACTATACTGAAAACTCTACTAAAGATTTTACTGATGCCTGTACTGGCGATTCTACTGAAAAAGGAGCTGATAAATTACCGCAACAGCATGATCATCGTGCCGAAGTGTATCTGCGTCGTGGTGGTCAAACGTACGACTTGTATGGCTATCATTCAGAAGCCATTATTAATGATATTATCGACCAATTTGAAAAGTATCTGCATTTTGTTAATGTCTCGCCAAATACTTTGCCATGGCGTATGCAGCAGCATGATGATGACATTACCCTTGAGCAGGGCAGTGTATTTGATAAATAA